Proteins encoded together in one Telopea speciosissima isolate NSW1024214 ecotype Mountain lineage chromosome 6, Tspe_v1, whole genome shotgun sequence window:
- the LOC122666107 gene encoding uncharacterized protein LOC122666107 — MDEKDELSDYDPDESHGYKLQGNDGFDERQRITLEVGLMYDDVNHFKKVLYEYVVHEGFQLLKQKNEKSRVTTRCAGNGCTWRIHASPDGDGKAFMIKTLNPQHTCVRDSNEINVSYKWVAEKLCEELKADPRMSREAMSAIFLKRFGLQVSYMKLWRARKVAHEWNEGNHADSYAMLPSYARLVVQTNPGSMFILQYEDRPMDISTKPVFKRCFVCYKACRDGFVNGCRKFVGLDGCHLKSRFGGVLLSAVAVDGNNSIFSLAFGVVEIENKSNWRFFLDCLHDALGDASDDNTLTFMSDNQKGLTEIIGDLFPYSNIRCCSRHLYQHFKAKFPGSILRRYYWVASEASTLVLFQKAMDTIKSIDNAAYDWVGSLRSKPILSLLDSIRIKVLERLYNRVWECTGVPCKHAAAAISYKRQIVEDYCDGCYNKQRYLVTYANMIHPLPDIQDLSKEGPQGVEQPPKLKRLPGRPHKNRRREPGEGAPADFKRDVGL, encoded by the exons ATGGATGAGAAGGATGAGTTGTCTGACTATGATCCTGATGAGTCCCATGGATACAAACTTCAAGGTAATGATGGTTTTGATGAAAGACAAAGAATAACTTTAGAGGTTGGTTTGATGTACGATGATGTGAATCATTTCAAAAAAGTACTATATGAATATGTGGTTCATGAGGGTTTCCAgcttttaaaacagaaaaatgaaaagtCAAGAGTCACAACAAGATGTGCAGGTAATGGTTGTACTTGGAGAATTCATGCTTCTCCAGATGGTGATGGTAAGGCATTTATGATAAAGACTCTTAACCCACAACATACATGTGTCAGAGATTCAAACGAAATCAATGTTTCATACAAGTGGGTTGCTGAGAAACTCTGTGAAGAGCTTAAGGCTGACCCAAGAATGTCAAGAGAAGCCATGTCAGctatttttctaaaaagatttggacttcaagtttcataCATGAAGCTGTGGAGGGCACGCAAGGTTGCCCATGAATGGAATGAAGGTAATCATGCAGATTCTTATGCAATGTTACCTAGCTATGCAAGGCTAGTTGTGCAAACAAATCCTGGTAGCATGTTCATACTTCAGTATGAGGACAGACCAATGGATATATCAACTAAGCCAGTCTTCAAGAGATGTTTTGTATGTTACAAAGCATGTAGAGATGGTTTTGTGAATGGTTGTAGAAAGTTTGTTGGACTTGATGGCTGCCATCTTAAGAGTAGATTTGGAGGGGTGTTGTTATCAGCTGTAGCAGTTGATGGGAATAACTCTATATTCTCACTTGCATTTGGAGTGGtggaaattgaaaacaaatccaattggaggttttttttggattgtttaCATGATGCTCTAGGGGATGCAAGTGATGACAACACATTAACTTTTATGTCAGATAACCAGAAG GGATTGACAGAGATTATTGGTGACCTCTTTCCGTATTCTAATATTAGATGTTGTAGTAGACATCTATACCAACACTTTAAGGCAAAGTTCCCTGGATCTATATTGAGAAGATATTATTGGGTAGCTTCTGAAGCATCTACTTTGGTTCTATTTCAAAAGGCAATGGATACCATTAAATCCATTGACAATGCAGCCTATGA TTGGGTTGGATCTTTGAGAAGCAAGCCAATATTGAGTTTACTTGACTCCATCAGGATTAAGGTGCTGGAGAGGTTATACAATAG AGTATGGGAGTGTACTGGGGTGCCATGTAAGCATGCAGCTGCAGCAATCTCATACAAGAGACAGATTGTTGAAGATTACTGTGATGGATGTTACAATAAGCAGAGGTACTTGGTGACATATGCGAATATGATCCATCCCCTCCCAGATATACAAGATTTGAGTAAAGAAGGTCCACAAGGTGTTGAGCAGCCTCCAAAACTGAAGAGATTACCAGGTAGACCTCATAAAAACAGGAGGAGGGAACCTGGTGAGGGAGCTCCAGCAGATTTTAAAAGAGACGTAGGACTGTGA
- the LOC122665179 gene encoding uncharacterized protein LOC122665179, translated as MATTLGLLNLPALSHKPIQTQLKLPFLSRLSKSQLPEHSHQTPEHVKQQFPHIIHRLKSTSLPLTALSLPFLADPKDALAVGGELGILEGRTFALIHPIVMAGLFFYTLWAGYLGWQWRRVRTIQNEINELKKQVKPALATVPEGAASSAEAMASVSLSPVETKIKELTEERKELLKGSYRDRHFNAGSILLGFGVFEAVGGGVNTWFRTGKLFPGPHLFAGAAITVLWAAAAALVPAMQKGSETARNLHIALNALNVLLFIWQIPTGLDIVLKVFEFTKWP; from the exons ATGGCGACCACACTTGGCCTTCTAAACCTCCCTGCTCTCTCTCATAAACCTATCCAAACCCAGCTTAAACTCCCATTTCTCTCCCGACTTTCGAAATCCCAGCTACCGGAACACTCGCATCAGACACCAGAACACGTCAAACAACAGTTCCCACATATCATCCATCGCCTGAAATCGACTTCCCTCCCACTCACAGCTCTCTCATTGCCTTTCCTGGCAGATCCAAAG GATGCCCTTGCAGTTGGTGGGGAATTGGGGATATTGGAAGGTCGAACCTTTGCGCTTATACATCCAATAGTAATGGCAGGGTTGTTCTTCTACACGCTGTGGGCTGGGTATCTTGGTTGGCAATGGCGGCGCGTAAGGACGATCCAGAACGAGATCAATGAGCTCAAGAAGCAGGTTAAGCCTGCCCTAGCTACAGTACCAGAAGGGGCTGCCTCATCAGCTGAAGCTATGGCGTCTGTTTCACTTTCGCCTGTGGAGACCAAAATTAAAGAGCTCACAGAG GAGAGGAAGGAATTATTGAAGGGTTCCTACAGGGATCGACACTTCAATGCAGGTTCTATACTTTTGGGGTTTGGGGTGTTCGAGGCTGTCGGTGGAGGCGTCAATACCTGGTTTCGAACAGGGAAGCTGTTTCCAGGACCCCATTTGTTTGCAGGAGCAG CAATCACAGTGTTATGGGCAGCCGCAGCTGCTCTTGTTCCTGCAATGCAGAAGGGAAGCGAGACAGCAAGGAATCTGCATATTGCCTTGAATGCTTTGAATGTTCTACTCTTCATCTGGCAAATCCCAACAGGACTTGATATTGTCCTCAAAGTGTTTGAGTTCACAAAATGGCCTTAA